A window of Micromonospora eburnea genomic DNA:
CCAGCACGACCTGCACCAGCAGTTCCATCCAGTCGACGCCAGCGGTCTCGGTCGCGATGCCCAGGGCCCGGGCGAGCACGGTGCCCAGCAGTGCGGCGCCCACCCCGATCAGCATGTGCAGCCAGATCGGCATGTTCTGGCGGCCCGGAACGACCAGGCGACCCAGAGCGCCGACGATCAGACCAACGATCAACGCGGTGATGATGCCCGTGACGGTCATGGTCGTCTCCTCCCAAGAAGTTTTCACACGTTCCGTGTGGTTCCTGTCGTGACCGGTAAGTTCCCGACCCGCAGAGAAACCAAACCGACTCGCGCCATGACCGATACCGCCGGTCGATGCACGGACCCGGCGTGGAGCCTCATCCGGGTACGCGGAAACGGCCGGCGCCCCGCCCGCGAAACCCGGAAACGGGTCACCGGTGGCGGGGCGCCGGCCGTGTGTCGGCGTACCGGAGGGGTTACTTCTTGCCGGCGGGCTTGCCGTCCCCGGAATCGGAGGAGAGTGCGGCGATGAAGGCCTCCTGGGGGACCTCCACCCGGCCCACCATCTTCATCCGCTTCTTGCCTTCCTTCTGCTTCTCCAGCAGCTTGCGCTTACGGCTGATGTCACCGCCGTAGCACTTGGCGAGCACGTCCTTGCGGATCGCGCGGATCGTCTCCCGGGCGATCACCCGGCTGCCGATGGCGGCCTGGATCGGCACCTCGAACTGCTGGCGCGGGATCAGGGTGCGCAGCTTCGCCGCGATCGTCGTGCCGTAGTTGTACGCCTTGTCCTTGTGCACGATGGCGCTGAACGCGTCCACCGGCTCACCGTGCAGCAGGATGTCCACCTTGACGAGGTCGGACGACTGCTCGCCGGAGGGCTCGTAGTCCAGCGAGGCGTAGCCCTTGGTGCGACTCTTGAGCTGGTCGAAGAAGTCGAAGATGATCTCCGCGAGGGGGAGGGTGTAGCGCAGCTCCACCCGGTCGGCGGAGAGGTAGTCCATGCCGAGCAGGCTGCCCCGACGGCCCTGGCACAGCTCCATCACCGCGCCGACGTAGTCGTTCGGGGTGAGCACGGTGGCCCGCACGGTCGGCTCGTACACCTCGGCGATCTTGCCGGTCGGGTACTCGCTCGGGTTGGTCACCACGATCTCCTGGCCGTCCTCCTGGACGGCCCGGTAGACCACGTTGGGGGCGGTCGAGATCAGGTCGAGGTTGAACTCCCGCTCCAGCCGCTCCCGGATGATCTCCAGGTGCAGCAGGCCGAGGAAGCCGCAGCGGAAGCCGAAGCCGAGCGCCCCCGAGGTCTCCGGCTCGTACGTCAGCGCGGCGTCGTTGAGCTTGAGCTTGTCGAGCGCCTCGCGGAGGTTCGGGTAGTCGGACCCGTCGATCGGGTAGAGGCCGGAGTAGACCATCGGCTTCGGGTCCTTGTAGCCGCCGAGCGCCTCCCTGGCCGGCCGGGAGTTGATGGTGACCGTGTCACCGACCCGGGACTGGCGTACGTCCTTCACGCCGGTGATCAGATAACCCACCTCGCCGACGCCGAGCGCGTCGGCCTTCACCATCTCGGGCGAGATGACGCCGATCTCCAGCAGCTCGTGCACGGCGCCGGTGGACATCATCTTGATCCGGTCCCGGGCCTCGATCTTGCCGTCGACCACCCGGACGTAGGTGACCACGCCGCGGTAGACGTCGTACACGGAGTCGAAGATCATCGCGCGGGCCGGGGCGTCGGCCTCGCCAACCGGCGGCACGAACTGCCGGACGATCTCGTCCAGCAGGTGTGGCACACCCTCGCCGGTCTTGCCGGAGACCTTGATGCAGTCCGCCGGGTCGCCGCCGATCAGGTGGGCCAGCTCCTCGGCGTACTTCTCGGGCTGGGCGGCCGGCAGGTCGATCTTGTTGAGCACCGGGATGATGTGCAGGTCGTTCTCGAGCGCCAGGTAGAGGTTGGCCAGGGTCTGCGCCTCGATGCCCTGCGCGGCGTCGACCAGCAGGATCGCGCCCTCACAGGCGGCGAGTGACCGGGACACCTCGTACGTGAAGTCGACGTGGCCCGGGGTGTCGATCATGTTGAGCACGGCGGCCTCGCCGGCCCGGTCGCCCTCCCGGATGGTCCACGGCATGCGCACGGCCTGGCTCTTGATGGTGATGCCACGCTCGCGCTCGATGTCCATCCGGTCGAGGTACTGGGCGCGCATCTGCCGGGGGTCGACCACGCCGGTGAGCTGCAACATCCGGTCGGCCAGGGTCGACTTCCCGTGGTCGATGTGGGCGATGATGCAGAAGTTCCTGATGCGCGCCGGGTCGGTGGCACCAGGAGCGTTCGCGCCGGGATCGAGCGTCGGTGGCACAGCGGTCCGTTCTGGTCGGCTGACGTGAGCGGGCCGGCGCGCCGCCGGCCCCCTCTATGCTCCCACGCCGCCCGGGAAGCCGGTCCTCCCCCGTCACTCCTGCGGTGGCTCGGCGAAGAGTGCGGCCAGCCGGGGCAGCCGCCGCCGCGCCTCCTCCTCGTCGTCGAAGTCCCAGAAGTCGTTCAGGTCGGGCACCGGGACCGGGTCCCGCTCCGCCGGCAGGTCGGTCGCGGTGGCCTTCCGGTACGCCTCCCAGGGAACCGCCAGCATGTCCTCGCACTCGAACTCCTCGCCGCTGAGCGCGGCGGCCCTGACCTGCGGCAGCTCGGCGAGGGAGTCCGGGTCGGCGACCGCCTTCGCGAAGACCGCCCGGCCCTGGGCCATCAGCCAGCCCCGGAAATACTCGAAGCCGTCGTCGGAGGCGCCCCCGTTGATCAGATACGCCGCGCCCCAGAGGTCCACCCGGTAGGAGGCGGCGAGCACCCGCCGCTGGTGGTGGGCGTACCCGACGATCTCCGCCGGGTCCCGCTCGGCGAGCAGGGCGGCCACGCGGGCGGCGACCGCCTCGGGCTCGCCCCCGCCGCCGGCGCGGGCGCGGTCGATCAGCTGCCAGAAGTCGTCGGTCCTCATGGCCTGGCAGTCTCCCAGACCGGCTCCCAGTGCTCGCCCGGCCGCGGCGTCCATCGTCACACCCGGATACTGCCGGCGCGGTACGACAGTCCCGCCGGTGTCGGGCAGCATGATGCCGTGCCCGAGACCTCCCTGCCGCCGGTGCCGTACGCGGCGACGGCCGTCCGCCCCGGCTGGGCCGAACTGCCGGCCGGGCTGCGAGACGCGCTCGCGGCCCGGATCGGCGGCCACCCGGTGGCGGTCCGGAGCGCCGGCGCCGGCTTCACCCGGGGCTTCGCCGCGCTGCTGACCGGCCCCACCGGTGACCGGGTCTTCGTGAAGGCGGCGGCGCTGGCGGAGCAGCGGCACCTGGTCGACTGGTACGCCCACGAGGCGGCGATCCTGGCCCGGCTCCCCGCCGGCCTGCCGGTCCCCCGGCCGCGCTGGGCGCTGACCCAGGCCGGCTGGTACGCGCTCACCCTGGACGCGATCGACGGGCGGACGCCCCGGCTGCCCTGGGAGCCGGCCGAGCTGGACGCCGCGCTCGCCGCGTACGCCGAGGTGGCCGCCGCGCTCGCCGACCCACCGGCGGAGCTGGTGGCGCTCGGGCTGCCCCGCCTCGCCGATCTGGCCCGCGACGACATCCTCTGGTGGGGCGAGGTGGCCGCCGGCCGCGAGCCGATGCCGGCTCTTCCCGCCTGGGCCCCGCTGGCCGAGCTGGTCGCGCTGGAGTCCCGGCTGCCCGGGTACGCCTCGCACGGCGGGCTGGCCCACTGCGACCTGCGGGTGGACAACATCCTGCTCGACGCGGCGGGGCGGGCGTGGATCTGCGACTGGACCTGGCTCTGCCACGGGCCGGCCTGGTTCGATCTGGCCAGCCTGCTGATCACCGCGTACGCCGGCGGCCTGGACGCGGACACCGCCTTCGCCACCCACCCGGCGTCGGCCGGCGCACCGGCCGACGCGCTGGACGTCACCCTCGCGGCACTGTCCGGGTACTTCCTGACCAGCGCCGCCGCCGGGCCGTCGACCGCCTCCCCGCACCTGCGGGCGCACCAGCGGTGGAGCGGCGAACAGACGCTCGGCTGGCTAGCCGTCCGCCAGGGCTGGGGCTGAGCCGTTTTGGCTCGTCCCGGTCGACCTGGTAACCTGGCTTTTCGCGCGGCGATGACGCATGCTCGTCGTGCGCGAAAGCAGACCAACCCGAGCTATCAAGACGAGGCTGTCGCGTGGCGAACATCAAGTCCCAGATCAAGCGCAACCGGCAGAACGAGAAGCGCCGGCTGCGTAACAAGTCGGTCAAGTCGTCGCTGAAGACCGCCATCCGGAAGTTCCACGAGGCTGCCGAGGCTGGCGACACCGAGCTGGCCACCACCCTCATGCGGGACGCCTCCCGCAAGCTGGACAAGGCTGCCAGCAAGGGCGTCATCCACGCCAACCAGGCCGCCAACCGGAAGTCGGCGATCGCCCAGCGCGTCGCCTCGTTCTCGGCCTGACGAGCGCCGTAGACCCGACCGGAAGCCCCGGGGTACCGCCCCGGGGCTTCCGGCTGTCGGCGTTTTGGGTCACCGCCCTGACGCAGTGATCAACGCCGCCCTGTGCCCTGCTCCGGGCCGCCCTGCGCCCCGATCCACTCCGCCCAGCGCCCG
This region includes:
- a CDS encoding GlsB/YeaQ/YmgE family stress response membrane protein; translation: MTVTGIITALIVGLIVGALGRLVVPGRQNMPIWLHMLIGVGAALLGTVLARALGIATETAGVDWMELLVQVVLAAVAVALVSGVGRRRGVSRY
- the lepA gene encoding translation elongation factor 4, with translation MPPTLDPGANAPGATDPARIRNFCIIAHIDHGKSTLADRMLQLTGVVDPRQMRAQYLDRMDIERERGITIKSQAVRMPWTIREGDRAGEAAVLNMIDTPGHVDFTYEVSRSLAACEGAILLVDAAQGIEAQTLANLYLALENDLHIIPVLNKIDLPAAQPEKYAEELAHLIGGDPADCIKVSGKTGEGVPHLLDEIVRQFVPPVGEADAPARAMIFDSVYDVYRGVVTYVRVVDGKIEARDRIKMMSTGAVHELLEIGVISPEMVKADALGVGEVGYLITGVKDVRQSRVGDTVTINSRPAREALGGYKDPKPMVYSGLYPIDGSDYPNLREALDKLKLNDAALTYEPETSGALGFGFRCGFLGLLHLEIIRERLEREFNLDLISTAPNVVYRAVQEDGQEIVVTNPSEYPTGKIAEVYEPTVRATVLTPNDYVGAVMELCQGRRGSLLGMDYLSADRVELRYTLPLAEIIFDFFDQLKSRTKGYASLDYEPSGEQSSDLVKVDILLHGEPVDAFSAIVHKDKAYNYGTTIAAKLRTLIPRQQFEVPIQAAIGSRVIARETIRAIRKDVLAKCYGGDISRKRKLLEKQKEGKKRMKMVGRVEVPQEAFIAALSSDSGDGKPAGKK
- a CDS encoding DUF4240 domain-containing protein, which translates into the protein MRTDDFWQLIDRARAGGGGEPEAVAARVAALLAERDPAEIVGYAHHQRRVLAASYRVDLWGAAYLINGGASDDGFEYFRGWLMAQGRAVFAKAVADPDSLAELPQVRAAALSGEEFECEDMLAVPWEAYRKATATDLPAERDPVPVPDLNDFWDFDDEEEARRRLPRLAALFAEPPQE
- a CDS encoding phosphotransferase; protein product: MPETSLPPVPYAATAVRPGWAELPAGLRDALAARIGGHPVAVRSAGAGFTRGFAALLTGPTGDRVFVKAAALAEQRHLVDWYAHEAAILARLPAGLPVPRPRWALTQAGWYALTLDAIDGRTPRLPWEPAELDAALAAYAEVAAALADPPAELVALGLPRLADLARDDILWWGEVAAGREPMPALPAWAPLAELVALESRLPGYASHGGLAHCDLRVDNILLDAAGRAWICDWTWLCHGPAWFDLASLLITAYAGGLDADTAFATHPASAGAPADALDVTLAALSGYFLTSAAAGPSTASPHLRAHQRWSGEQTLGWLAVRQGWG
- the rpsT gene encoding 30S ribosomal protein S20 codes for the protein MANIKSQIKRNRQNEKRRLRNKSVKSSLKTAIRKFHEAAEAGDTELATTLMRDASRKLDKAASKGVIHANQAANRKSAIAQRVASFSA